A region of Esox lucius isolate fEsoLuc1 chromosome 3, fEsoLuc1.pri, whole genome shotgun sequence DNA encodes the following proteins:
- the rb1cc1 gene encoding RB1-inducible coiled-coil protein 1 isoform X1: MKLYVFQVNNGSTLTFDTELAVQTVSDLKHAIQAKYKIATQHQVLVVNGGECMVGERRVCSYSAGTDTNPIFLFNKEMILCDRAPTIPKTTFSIENEMELKVEESLMMPAVFHTVASRTQLAVEMFEVAKKLCSFCERLVHDEHLQHQGWAAIMANLDDCTLSYQKLLWKFDTAYINYQQDFEDIKLKLTKLGTAVSVMAKIPLLECLTRHSYRECLEKSCSTPDKDSDETEEEKSTDSVLCPTPTATETQRSSTKLPVSFNAPGAESGETQDGSDMRDSSVLRAALQEADSPERANQPSFNVTLLDWINVQDRPNDVESVVRKCFDSINRLDPRIIQPFLAECRDTIAKLDNQNMKAIKGLEDRLYALDQMIASCKKLVNEQKELAQGFLANQKRAENLKDTSVLPDLCLSHANQLMIMLTNHRKLLDIKQKCTTAKQELANNLQVRLKWCCYVMLHADQDGEKLQALLRLLTELMERVRVVDALSTVPQMYCLAVVEVVRRKIFIGHYREWACALVKDGKHLYETEKYKRETFGKLFRKSFLRNRLFRGLDSWPPTSFCTRKPRKFDFELPDISLADLQYLRTCCPAEVQPFLRVPTLCDFEPLHQHVEMLQQLVQAAQAASVDEMSQTITDLLSEQRVSCSQSAQRSTAAVTPLTPRSDSTLGTTSTSSKTPPSLSLPAPPFQPFTGPLPGPGPTALEDLSPDSIDAQTFDFETIGHPNMDPVLHQASSLDLDSLAESPESDFMSAVNEFVIENSPTPISDPTSPEMMVESLYSSVINAIDSKRMHDTTTLERENSKMAALKLSIEKYRSAAEESQTNLRCVKDDLYRFRGLVLKEQRDFGFSLKTMTIEVRTMVDAIRKREEEELRGQHQAMLLSLQQDHKKQLQALTEENQVNQNIVKDVQRAILDLEGLLERKEKELTQLEAERERWTESESAHIQKARDLEQKLVAQAQEVQTLAASRDTLSNQLEILHVEIEHGQQKIRQELEEAEQSHLQELEERMRQQHQAQLDSLAQENQVALERVATENKSKLMEVTDLHAAILTERDSRLRDLEARVAELADLRCKVEVELALKESEMEELRLLYEEAKQGQQEADMGRATVVAETQSLSEQLALVSRQLLAKNEEYQTGLTELRTLMRMEKDQCISELVNRHEEERNQLRSELTTLQQQAQDVEKSHNQQLQNLQRDLDLRIAALRKDKEEQQGSFEEQEQHLRTVICDLQAENDLLAKRLEQDTQEARESLQMEEASNAALPAAFKNLEQQKEEMEIRLLDKIRLLENELQKRQSSESEAGLSVVRVEIPGSEAAAPLSLDSALQERLQQETASLRTQLDLLERRKNEEMQNLKTSLIAEQQTNFNTVLTREKLKKEQIINELTEELKKVTQQQEKDKGLIETLSEDRAIVMQEKKQLEEELNRLRSTALVSSAYYSPNPLALEPPGATVRLGPGTEIEAGAGACSSEPFPDPDRLASVAAIREDDRVDTAVEASMVTVHDNILMMSEEKQRILLLERTLHMKEEENKRLSQRLMSQSMSSVSSRHSEKIAIRDFQVGDLVLIILDERHDNYVLFTVGPTLYFLHSESLTALDLKPDPMFTSASGASRRPWVLGKVMEKEYCQAKKAQNRFKVPLGTKFYRVKAVPWNKKV; the protein is encoded by the exons ATGAAGTTGTATGTGTTCCAAGTCAACAATGGAAGCACTCTTACATTTGACACAGAGTTGGCTGTTCAAAC AGTGTCGGACCTCAAACATGCCATCCAGGCAAAATACAAGATTGCAACCCAGCATCAAGTCCTGGTTGTCAATGGAGGGGAGTGTATGGTCGGAGAGAGGAGAGTCTGCAGCTATAGTGCTGGCACT GACACCAACCCTATATTCCTGTTCAACAAAGAAATGATTTTGTGCGACCGGGCTCCAACTATCCCCAAAACCACCTTCTCTATCGAAAATGAGATGGAGCTGAAGGTGGAGGAGTCACTAATGATGCCAGCAGTCTTTCACACCGTTGCCTCAAGAACACAACTTGCTGTG gaaatgtttgAAGTTGCCAAGAAACTTTGCTCATTCTGTGAACGCTTGGTTCACGATGAACACCTCCAACATCAAGGCTGGGCTGCTATCATGGCAAACCTGGATGACTGCACCTTGTCATACCAGAAGCTGCTGTGGAAATTTGACACGGCATACATTAATTATCAACAAGACTTTGAGGATAtcaaattgaaattgacaaa actGGGGACAGCAGTCTCAGTAATGGCCAAAATCCCTCTGCTGGAGTGTCTGACTCGCCACAGCTATAGAGAATGCCTGGAGAAGTCCTGCTCGACTCCAGACAAGGACTCTGATGAGACGGAGGAGGAGAAGTCCACAGACTCAGTGCTCTGCCCCACCCCCACTGCCACCGAAACACAGAGGAGCTCCACCAAGCTACCTGTGTCGTTCAATGCGCCGGGGGCAGAATCTGGTGAAACCCAGGACGGCAGTGACATGAGAGACAGTAGTGTGCTGAGGGCCGCCCTGCAGGAGGCGGACTCTCCAGAGAGGGCCAACCAACCGTCATTCAACGTCACGCTGCTGGACTGGATCAATGTTCAAGACCGGCCCAATGACGTGGAGTCAGTCGTGAGGAAATGCTTTGACTCCATCAATAGG CTCGACCCACGGATCATTCAACCATTCTTGGCGGAGTGTCGTGACACAATCGCCAAACTGGATAATCAGAACATGAAAGCCATCAAAGGGCTTGAGGACAGGTTATACGCTCTAGACCAAATGATAGCAAGCTGTAAAAAGTTGGTCAACGAACAGAAGGAACTTGCTCAG GGATTTCTGGCCAATCAGAAGCGAGCTGAGAACCTGAAGGATACGTCAGTGCTACCTGACCTGTGTCTCAGTCATGCCAACCAACTGATGATCATGCTGACAAACCACAGGAAGCTGCTGGACATCAAACAAAAGTGCACCACTGCCAAACAGGAGCTTGCGAACAACCTACAAGTTCGTCTCAA ATGGTGCTGCTATGTGATGTTACACGCGGACCAGGACGGAGAGAAGCTCCAGGCCTTACTGAGGCTGCTGACGGAGCTGATGGAAAGGGTCCGGGTTGTGGATGCCCTCAGCACTGTGCCTCAGATGTACTGCCTGGCAGTGGTGGAGGTTGTCCGCAGGAAGATTTTCATAGGACACTACAGAGAG TGGGCTTGTGCACTTGTAAAGGATGGAAAACATCTCTATGAGACGGAGAAATATAAAAGGGAAACGTTTGGCAAGTTGTTCA GGAAGTCTTTTCTCCGAAATCGCTTATTTAGAGGACTTGACTCATGGCCCCCCACTTCATTTTGC ACGCGAAAGCCCAGAAAGTTTGACTTTGAGCTTCCGGATATTTCTCTTGCTGACCTGCAGTACTTAAGGACTTGTTGTCCTGCAGAGGTGCAGCCTTTCCTCAG GGTTCCAACACTGTGTGACTTTGAGCCTTTGCACCAGCATGTGGAGATGCTTCAACAGTTGGTCCAAGCAGCACAAGCTGCTAGTGTGGATGAAATGTCTCAAACTATCACAGACTTACTGAGCGAACAAAGG GTGTCGTGCAGCCAGAGTGCCCAGAGGTCCACGGCAGCTGTGACCCCGTTGACCCCGCGGTCGGACAGTACCTTGGGGACCACCTCTACCTCCTCCAAgacccctccttctctcagtctcCCGGCCCCTCCCTTCCAGCCCTTCACTGGTCCCCTCCCTGGCCCGGGTCCCACAGCCCTGGAGGATCTTTCTCCAGACAGCATTGATGCCCAAACCTTCGACTTTGAGACCATTGGCCACCCCAACATGGATCCTGTCCTGCATCAGGCTAGCTCTTTGGACCTGGACTCTCTGGCTGAAAGCCCGGAGTCAGACTTCATGTCGGCAGTCAACGAGTTTGTGATCGAAAACTCACCCACCCCCATCAGTGACCCCACCAGCCCAGAGATGATGGTGGAGTCGCTGTACTCGTCAGTCATCAATGCCATTGACAGCAAGCGCATGCATGACACCACTACCTTGGAGAGGGAGAACTCCAAAATGGCTGCTCTGAAACTAAGCATTGAGAAGTACCGCTCTGCTGCAGAAGAGTCCCAGACTAACCTGCGGTGTGTCAAGGATGACCTGTACCGCTTCAGAGGCCTGGTGCTGAAGGAGCAGCGAGACTTTGGCTTCTCCCTGAAGACCATGACCATTGAAGTACGGACCATGGTGGACGCCATTCGTaagagggaagaagaggagcTTCGGGGACAGCACCAAGCCATGCTTCTTTCCCTGCAGCAGGACCACAAGAAGCAGCTTCAAGCCCTGACTGAGGAGAACCAGGTCAACCAGAACATTGTAAAAGACGTGCAGCGGGCCATTCTGGATCTTGAGGGGCTCCTCGAGCGCAAAGAGAAGGAGCTGACCCAgctggaggcagagagggagcgCTGGACTGAGTCGGAGAGCGCGCACATTCAGAAGGCCAGGGATCTGGAGCAGAAGCTCGTTGCTCAGGCCCAAGAGGTGCAAACCCTGGCTGCCTCCAGAGACACACTATCCAACCAGCTGGAGATACTTCACGTTGAGATTGAACACGGCCAGCAGAAGATCCGccaggagctggaggaggccgAGCAGTCCCACCTgcaggagctggaggagaggatgaggcaGCAGCACCAGGCTCAGCTAGATTCCCTGGCCCAGGAGAACCAGGTGGCGCTAGAGCGTGTTGCCACAGAGAATAAGTCAAAGCTGATGGAGGTCACCGACCTCCATGCTGCCATCCTGACAGAGCGGGACAGTCGGCTGAGGGACCTGGAGGCTCGGGTTGCCGAACTGGCTGACCTCCGCTGCAAGGTGGAGGTGGAGTTGGCCCTGAAGGAGTCTGAGATGGAGGAGCTGAGGTTGCTTTACGAGGAGGCCAAGCAGGGGCAGCAAGAAGCCGACATGGGGAGAGCCACAGTGGTGGCAGAGACACAGTCTCTCAGTGAACAGCTAGCCCTGGTCAGCAGGCAGCTGCTGGCTAAGAATGAGGAGTACCAGACGGGCTTGACTGAGCTCAGGACACTGATGCGCATGGAGAAGGATCAGTGCATCTCCGAGCTGGTGAACAGGCAcgaggaggagaggaaccagCTCCGCAGTGAGCTGACCACCCTGCAGCAGCAGGCCCAGGATGTCGAGAAGAGCCATAACCAACAGCTGCAGAACCTCCAACGAGACCTGGACCTGCGGATTGCAGCGCTGCGCAAAGATAAGGAGGAGCAACAGGGGAGTTTTGAGGAGCAGGAGCAACACTTGAGGACAGTTATCTGTGATTTGCAGGCGGAAAATGACTTGCTTGCCAAAAGATTAGAGCAGGACACACAAGAAGCCCGGGAAAGTTTGCAGATGGAAGAGGCCTCGAATGCTGCTCTACCAGCTGCCTTTAAAAACTTAGAGCAGCaaaaggaggagatggagataaGACTGTTAGACAAAATTAGACTACTTGAAAATGAACTTCAGAAAAGACAATCCTCTGAAAG TGAGGCAGGGTTGTCGGTGGTGCGGGTGGAGATTCCGGGGTCTGAGGCGGCGGCTCCTCTCTCCCTGGACTCTGCCTTGCAGGAGCGCCTGCAGCAGGAGACCGCCTCCCTGCGCACCCAGCTGGACCTcctggagaggagaaagaacGAAGAGATGCAGAACCTCAAGACCTCGCTCATTGCAGAACAACAA actaACTTCAACACTGTTCTCACGAGAgagaagctgaagaaggagcagATCATCAACGAACTGACAGAGGAGCTAAAGAAGGTTACCCAGCAACAGGAGAAGGACAAAG GTCTGATAGAGACTCTGTCTGAGGACCGAGCCATCGTCATGCAGGAGAAGAAGcagctggaggaggagctgaACCGACTGCGCAGCACCGCCCTGGTGTCCTCGGCCTACTACAGCCCCAACCCGTTAGCACTGGAGCCCCCTGGGGCCACTGTTAGACTGGGGCCTGGAACTGAAATAGAGGCTGGGGCTGGCGCCTGCTCCTCGGAGCCCTTTCCTGACCCAGACCGGCTGGCCTCTGTGGCCGCCATCAGAGAAGACGACAGGGTTGACACCGCTGTGGAGGCCAGCATGGTGACTGTGCA CGATAACATCCTGATGATGTCggaggagaaacagagaatCCTGTTACTTGAGAGG ACCTTACATATGAAGGAAGAAGAAAACAAGCGCCTCAGTCAAAGACTG ATGTCTCAAAGCATGTCCTCAGTATCGTCACGGCATTCAGAGAAAATTGCCATCAGAGA TTTCCAGGTTGGCGACTTGGTTCTGATTATCCTGGACGAAAGGCATGACAACTATGTGCTGTTCACCGTGGGTCCTACCCTGTACTTCCTTCACTCAGAGTCCCTCACGGCACTTGACCTCAAACCAG ATCCTATGTTTACTTCAGCATCAGGAGCCTCCAGGCGGCCGTGGGTTCTTGGAAAAGTGATGGAAAAGGAATATTGCCAGGCAAAAAAG GCTCAAAACCGGTTCAAAGTTCCTTTGGGTACCAAGTTCTACAGAGTCAAAGCTGTTCCATGGAACAAGAAAGTATAA
- the rb1cc1 gene encoding RB1-inducible coiled-coil protein 1 isoform X2 codes for MKLYVFQVNNGSTLTFDTELAVQTVSDLKHAIQAKYKIATQHQVLVVNGGECMVGERRVCSYSAGTDTNPIFLFNKEMILCDRAPTIPKTTFSIENEMELKVEESLMMPAVFHTVASRTQLAVEMFEVAKKLCSFCERLVHDEHLQHQGWAAIMANLDDCTLSYQKLLWKFDTAYINYQQDFEDIKLKLTKLGTAVSVMAKIPLLECLTRHSYRECLEKSCSTPDKDSDETEEEKSTDSVLCPTPTATETQRSSTKLPVSFNAPGAESGETQDGSDMRDSSVLRAALQEADSPERANQPSFNVTLLDWINVQDRPNDVESVVRKCFDSINRLDPRIIQPFLAECRDTIAKLDNQNMKAIKGLEDRLYALDQMIASCKKLVNEQKELAQGFLANQKRAENLKDTSVLPDLCLSHANQLMIMLTNHRKLLDIKQKCTTAKQELANNLQVRLKWCCYVMLHADQDGEKLQALLRLLTELMERVRVVDALSTVPQMYCLAVVEVVRRKIFIGHYREWACALVKDGKHLYETEKYKRETFGKLFRKSFLRNRLFRGLDSWPPTSFCTRKPRKFDFELPDISLADLQYLRTCCPAEVQPFLRVPTLCDFEPLHQHVEMLQQLVQAAQAASVDEMSQTITDLLSEQRVSCSQSAQRSTAAVTPLTPRSDSTLGTTSTSSKTPPSLSLPAPPFQPFTGPLPGPGPTALEDLSPDSIDAQTFDFETIGHPNMDPVLHQASSLDLDSLAESPESDFMSAVNEFVIENSPTPISDPTSPEMMVESLYSSVINAIDSKRMHDTTTLERENSKMAALKLSIEKYRSAAEESQTNLRCVKDDLYRFRGLVLKEQRDFGFSLKTMTIEVRTMVDAIRKREEEELRGQHQAMLLSLQQDHKKQLQALTEENQVNQNIVKDVQRAILDLEGLLERKEKELTQLEAERERWTESESAHIQKARDLEQKLVAQAQEVQTLAASRDTLSNQLEILHVEIEHGQQKIRQELEEAEQSHLQELEERMRQQHQAQLDSLAQENQVALERVATENKSKLMEVTDLHAAILTERDSRLRDLEARVAELADLRCKVEVELALKESEMEELRLLYEEAKQGQQEADMGRATVVAETQSLSEQLALVSRQLLAKNEEYQTGLTELRTLMRMEKDQCISELVNRHEEERNQLRSELTTLQQQAQDVEKSHNQQLQNLQRDLDLRIAALRKDKEEQQGSFEEQEQHLRTVICDLQAENDLLAKRLEQDTQEARESLQMEEASNAALPAAFKNLEQQKEEMEIRLLDKIRLLENELQKRQSSESEAGLSVVRVEIPGSEAAAPLSLDSALQERLQQETASLRTQLDLLERRKNEEMQNLKTSLIAEQQTNFNTVLTREKLKKEQIINELTEELKKVTQQQEKDKGLIETLSEDRAIVMQEKKQLEEELNRLRSTALVSSAYYSPNPLALEPPGATVRLGPGTEIEAGAGACSSEPFPDPDRLASVAAIREDDRVDTAVEASMVTVHDNILMMSEEKQRILLLERTLHMKEEENKRLSQRLMSQSMSSVSSRHSEKIAIRDFQVGDLVLIILDERHDNYVLFTVGPTLYFLHSESLTALDLKPASGASRRPWVLGKVMEKEYCQAKKAQNRFKVPLGTKFYRVKAVPWNKKV; via the exons ATGAAGTTGTATGTGTTCCAAGTCAACAATGGAAGCACTCTTACATTTGACACAGAGTTGGCTGTTCAAAC AGTGTCGGACCTCAAACATGCCATCCAGGCAAAATACAAGATTGCAACCCAGCATCAAGTCCTGGTTGTCAATGGAGGGGAGTGTATGGTCGGAGAGAGGAGAGTCTGCAGCTATAGTGCTGGCACT GACACCAACCCTATATTCCTGTTCAACAAAGAAATGATTTTGTGCGACCGGGCTCCAACTATCCCCAAAACCACCTTCTCTATCGAAAATGAGATGGAGCTGAAGGTGGAGGAGTCACTAATGATGCCAGCAGTCTTTCACACCGTTGCCTCAAGAACACAACTTGCTGTG gaaatgtttgAAGTTGCCAAGAAACTTTGCTCATTCTGTGAACGCTTGGTTCACGATGAACACCTCCAACATCAAGGCTGGGCTGCTATCATGGCAAACCTGGATGACTGCACCTTGTCATACCAGAAGCTGCTGTGGAAATTTGACACGGCATACATTAATTATCAACAAGACTTTGAGGATAtcaaattgaaattgacaaa actGGGGACAGCAGTCTCAGTAATGGCCAAAATCCCTCTGCTGGAGTGTCTGACTCGCCACAGCTATAGAGAATGCCTGGAGAAGTCCTGCTCGACTCCAGACAAGGACTCTGATGAGACGGAGGAGGAGAAGTCCACAGACTCAGTGCTCTGCCCCACCCCCACTGCCACCGAAACACAGAGGAGCTCCACCAAGCTACCTGTGTCGTTCAATGCGCCGGGGGCAGAATCTGGTGAAACCCAGGACGGCAGTGACATGAGAGACAGTAGTGTGCTGAGGGCCGCCCTGCAGGAGGCGGACTCTCCAGAGAGGGCCAACCAACCGTCATTCAACGTCACGCTGCTGGACTGGATCAATGTTCAAGACCGGCCCAATGACGTGGAGTCAGTCGTGAGGAAATGCTTTGACTCCATCAATAGG CTCGACCCACGGATCATTCAACCATTCTTGGCGGAGTGTCGTGACACAATCGCCAAACTGGATAATCAGAACATGAAAGCCATCAAAGGGCTTGAGGACAGGTTATACGCTCTAGACCAAATGATAGCAAGCTGTAAAAAGTTGGTCAACGAACAGAAGGAACTTGCTCAG GGATTTCTGGCCAATCAGAAGCGAGCTGAGAACCTGAAGGATACGTCAGTGCTACCTGACCTGTGTCTCAGTCATGCCAACCAACTGATGATCATGCTGACAAACCACAGGAAGCTGCTGGACATCAAACAAAAGTGCACCACTGCCAAACAGGAGCTTGCGAACAACCTACAAGTTCGTCTCAA ATGGTGCTGCTATGTGATGTTACACGCGGACCAGGACGGAGAGAAGCTCCAGGCCTTACTGAGGCTGCTGACGGAGCTGATGGAAAGGGTCCGGGTTGTGGATGCCCTCAGCACTGTGCCTCAGATGTACTGCCTGGCAGTGGTGGAGGTTGTCCGCAGGAAGATTTTCATAGGACACTACAGAGAG TGGGCTTGTGCACTTGTAAAGGATGGAAAACATCTCTATGAGACGGAGAAATATAAAAGGGAAACGTTTGGCAAGTTGTTCA GGAAGTCTTTTCTCCGAAATCGCTTATTTAGAGGACTTGACTCATGGCCCCCCACTTCATTTTGC ACGCGAAAGCCCAGAAAGTTTGACTTTGAGCTTCCGGATATTTCTCTTGCTGACCTGCAGTACTTAAGGACTTGTTGTCCTGCAGAGGTGCAGCCTTTCCTCAG GGTTCCAACACTGTGTGACTTTGAGCCTTTGCACCAGCATGTGGAGATGCTTCAACAGTTGGTCCAAGCAGCACAAGCTGCTAGTGTGGATGAAATGTCTCAAACTATCACAGACTTACTGAGCGAACAAAGG GTGTCGTGCAGCCAGAGTGCCCAGAGGTCCACGGCAGCTGTGACCCCGTTGACCCCGCGGTCGGACAGTACCTTGGGGACCACCTCTACCTCCTCCAAgacccctccttctctcagtctcCCGGCCCCTCCCTTCCAGCCCTTCACTGGTCCCCTCCCTGGCCCGGGTCCCACAGCCCTGGAGGATCTTTCTCCAGACAGCATTGATGCCCAAACCTTCGACTTTGAGACCATTGGCCACCCCAACATGGATCCTGTCCTGCATCAGGCTAGCTCTTTGGACCTGGACTCTCTGGCTGAAAGCCCGGAGTCAGACTTCATGTCGGCAGTCAACGAGTTTGTGATCGAAAACTCACCCACCCCCATCAGTGACCCCACCAGCCCAGAGATGATGGTGGAGTCGCTGTACTCGTCAGTCATCAATGCCATTGACAGCAAGCGCATGCATGACACCACTACCTTGGAGAGGGAGAACTCCAAAATGGCTGCTCTGAAACTAAGCATTGAGAAGTACCGCTCTGCTGCAGAAGAGTCCCAGACTAACCTGCGGTGTGTCAAGGATGACCTGTACCGCTTCAGAGGCCTGGTGCTGAAGGAGCAGCGAGACTTTGGCTTCTCCCTGAAGACCATGACCATTGAAGTACGGACCATGGTGGACGCCATTCGTaagagggaagaagaggagcTTCGGGGACAGCACCAAGCCATGCTTCTTTCCCTGCAGCAGGACCACAAGAAGCAGCTTCAAGCCCTGACTGAGGAGAACCAGGTCAACCAGAACATTGTAAAAGACGTGCAGCGGGCCATTCTGGATCTTGAGGGGCTCCTCGAGCGCAAAGAGAAGGAGCTGACCCAgctggaggcagagagggagcgCTGGACTGAGTCGGAGAGCGCGCACATTCAGAAGGCCAGGGATCTGGAGCAGAAGCTCGTTGCTCAGGCCCAAGAGGTGCAAACCCTGGCTGCCTCCAGAGACACACTATCCAACCAGCTGGAGATACTTCACGTTGAGATTGAACACGGCCAGCAGAAGATCCGccaggagctggaggaggccgAGCAGTCCCACCTgcaggagctggaggagaggatgaggcaGCAGCACCAGGCTCAGCTAGATTCCCTGGCCCAGGAGAACCAGGTGGCGCTAGAGCGTGTTGCCACAGAGAATAAGTCAAAGCTGATGGAGGTCACCGACCTCCATGCTGCCATCCTGACAGAGCGGGACAGTCGGCTGAGGGACCTGGAGGCTCGGGTTGCCGAACTGGCTGACCTCCGCTGCAAGGTGGAGGTGGAGTTGGCCCTGAAGGAGTCTGAGATGGAGGAGCTGAGGTTGCTTTACGAGGAGGCCAAGCAGGGGCAGCAAGAAGCCGACATGGGGAGAGCCACAGTGGTGGCAGAGACACAGTCTCTCAGTGAACAGCTAGCCCTGGTCAGCAGGCAGCTGCTGGCTAAGAATGAGGAGTACCAGACGGGCTTGACTGAGCTCAGGACACTGATGCGCATGGAGAAGGATCAGTGCATCTCCGAGCTGGTGAACAGGCAcgaggaggagaggaaccagCTCCGCAGTGAGCTGACCACCCTGCAGCAGCAGGCCCAGGATGTCGAGAAGAGCCATAACCAACAGCTGCAGAACCTCCAACGAGACCTGGACCTGCGGATTGCAGCGCTGCGCAAAGATAAGGAGGAGCAACAGGGGAGTTTTGAGGAGCAGGAGCAACACTTGAGGACAGTTATCTGTGATTTGCAGGCGGAAAATGACTTGCTTGCCAAAAGATTAGAGCAGGACACACAAGAAGCCCGGGAAAGTTTGCAGATGGAAGAGGCCTCGAATGCTGCTCTACCAGCTGCCTTTAAAAACTTAGAGCAGCaaaaggaggagatggagataaGACTGTTAGACAAAATTAGACTACTTGAAAATGAACTTCAGAAAAGACAATCCTCTGAAAG TGAGGCAGGGTTGTCGGTGGTGCGGGTGGAGATTCCGGGGTCTGAGGCGGCGGCTCCTCTCTCCCTGGACTCTGCCTTGCAGGAGCGCCTGCAGCAGGAGACCGCCTCCCTGCGCACCCAGCTGGACCTcctggagaggagaaagaacGAAGAGATGCAGAACCTCAAGACCTCGCTCATTGCAGAACAACAA actaACTTCAACACTGTTCTCACGAGAgagaagctgaagaaggagcagATCATCAACGAACTGACAGAGGAGCTAAAGAAGGTTACCCAGCAACAGGAGAAGGACAAAG GTCTGATAGAGACTCTGTCTGAGGACCGAGCCATCGTCATGCAGGAGAAGAAGcagctggaggaggagctgaACCGACTGCGCAGCACCGCCCTGGTGTCCTCGGCCTACTACAGCCCCAACCCGTTAGCACTGGAGCCCCCTGGGGCCACTGTTAGACTGGGGCCTGGAACTGAAATAGAGGCTGGGGCTGGCGCCTGCTCCTCGGAGCCCTTTCCTGACCCAGACCGGCTGGCCTCTGTGGCCGCCATCAGAGAAGACGACAGGGTTGACACCGCTGTGGAGGCCAGCATGGTGACTGTGCA CGATAACATCCTGATGATGTCggaggagaaacagagaatCCTGTTACTTGAGAGG ACCTTACATATGAAGGAAGAAGAAAACAAGCGCCTCAGTCAAAGACTG ATGTCTCAAAGCATGTCCTCAGTATCGTCACGGCATTCAGAGAAAATTGCCATCAGAGA TTTCCAGGTTGGCGACTTGGTTCTGATTATCCTGGACGAAAGGCATGACAACTATGTGCTGTTCACCGTGGGTCCTACCCTGTACTTCCTTCACTCAGAGTCCCTCACGGCACTTGACCTCAAACCAG CATCAGGAGCCTCCAGGCGGCCGTGGGTTCTTGGAAAAGTGATGGAAAAGGAATATTGCCAGGCAAAAAAG GCTCAAAACCGGTTCAAAGTTCCTTTGGGTACCAAGTTCTACAGAGTCAAAGCTGTTCCATGGAACAAGAAAGTATAA